One window of Pseudomonas urmiensis genomic DNA carries:
- a CDS encoding glycosyltransferase family 4 protein, giving the protein MRILWTLPYLPWPTTSGSKTRQYHLLRQLAEHGHRITLLVQSKVPLGDAARAALEPLLERLIVLPRRPLHSPLNLLASPIIDYPMRAIIHGLAPCLRHQFEQLLDEPWDVIQIEHSYSFQPFEKALQARGLPYMLSEHTIESVMGAACQDRLPLWLRPLNAFDRWRYRRWEQRVLRQPNEVVAVSAHDAELIGQISGRPVNVVVNGVDCDYYQDVRPALHSQRLLFVGNFEYGANLEAIEWALEEILPQVWMSNPAVRLAIAGHALPSSWKLHWNDPRIEWIGYRPDLRELQRRSALFFAPLRYAGGSKVKILEAMAAGLPVITTSKGVSGLAVNNGEHYLGSDEGGQLALQINQLLNQPWRMCQLGESGRQFARQRHDWSVAAQQLENVHMRLTQQAPASSTAVGGVLIGRSAK; this is encoded by the coding sequence ATGCGTATACTTTGGACCTTGCCCTACCTGCCCTGGCCAACCACCAGTGGCAGCAAGACCCGGCAATATCACCTGCTGCGCCAGTTGGCCGAGCATGGTCACCGGATCACCTTGCTGGTGCAGTCCAAAGTCCCCCTGGGCGATGCCGCCCGCGCCGCCCTGGAGCCGCTGCTCGAGCGCCTGATCGTTCTGCCCAGGCGCCCGCTGCACAGCCCACTGAACTTGTTGGCCTCGCCGATCATCGACTACCCCATGCGGGCGATCATCCACGGCCTGGCGCCGTGCCTGCGCCACCAATTCGAGCAGTTGTTGGATGAGCCCTGGGACGTCATCCAGATCGAGCACAGCTACAGCTTCCAGCCGTTCGAAAAAGCCCTGCAAGCACGCGGCCTGCCCTACATGCTCAGCGAACACACCATCGAGTCGGTGATGGGCGCAGCCTGCCAGGATCGCCTGCCACTGTGGCTAAGACCCCTCAATGCGTTTGATCGTTGGCGCTACCGGCGCTGGGAGCAACGGGTATTGCGCCAACCCAATGAAGTGGTGGCGGTCAGCGCCCATGACGCCGAACTGATCGGCCAGATCAGCGGCAGGCCGGTGAATGTGGTGGTCAATGGTGTGGACTGCGATTACTACCAGGACGTGCGCCCCGCCCTGCACAGCCAGCGCTTGCTGTTTGTCGGCAACTTCGAATACGGGGCAAACCTTGAGGCGATCGAATGGGCGCTTGAAGAAATCCTGCCCCAGGTGTGGATGAGCAACCCGGCTGTGCGCCTGGCGATCGCCGGCCATGCCCTGCCGTCGAGCTGGAAGCTGCACTGGAACGACCCGCGCATCGAATGGATTGGCTATCGCCCAGATTTACGCGAACTGCAGCGGCGCTCGGCGCTGTTCTTCGCCCCGCTACGCTATGCCGGTGGCTCCAAGGTGAAGATTCTCGAAGCCATGGCCGCCGGCCTGCCGGTGATTACCACCAGCAAGGGCGTATCGGGCCTTGCGGTGAATAACGGCGAGCATTACCTGGGCAGCGACGAGGGCGGCCAGTTGGCCCTGCAAATCAATCAACTGCTCAATCAGCCTTGGCGGATGTGCCAACTGGGCGAGTCGGGCCGCCAGTTTGCCCGGCAGCGTCACGACTGGAGCGTTGCCGCGCAACAACTGGAAAACGTGCACATGCGCCTGACCCAGCAGGCACCGGCCAGTTCCACAGCCGTCGGCGGCGTATTGATCGGCCGCTCAGCCAAGTAG
- a CDS encoding molybdopterin molybdotransferase MoeA — protein MKAVVEGVQNRPLMPVEEALEQLLKLAEQAPIAETEVVTLAEAEGRVLAEDLLAELDLPPWPNSAMDGYALRLSDWQGEPLPVSQRIFAGHAPQPLQPGSCARIFTGAPLPEGADCVEMQENVELLEDGRVSFLEPLRVDQNVRPQGQETRAGEQVMSKGTRLGPIELGLAATLGRARLKVVRRVRVAVLSTGDELVEPGLPLGPGQIYNSNRRLLASWLQRLGCEVVDVGIVADDLQITRDCLAGLADVDLILSTGGVSVGEADYLGIALREAGELALWKLAIKPGKPLTFGHYRGVPVIGLPGNPASTLVTFGLLTRPYLLRRQGVTEVTPLRFSVPAGFDWTKAGTRREYLRARIEQGRVRIYKNQSSGVLRSAAWAEGLVEVLEGSTPRQGDSVSFIPLSELLG, from the coding sequence GTGAAAGCCGTGGTTGAGGGCGTGCAGAACCGGCCGTTGATGCCGGTGGAAGAGGCCCTTGAGCAACTGCTGAAACTGGCTGAGCAGGCGCCCATCGCCGAAACCGAAGTGGTCACCTTGGCCGAGGCCGAGGGGCGCGTGTTGGCGGAAGATCTGCTGGCCGAGCTGGACCTGCCGCCGTGGCCGAACAGTGCCATGGACGGCTACGCACTGCGACTGAGCGATTGGCAGGGCGAGCCGCTGCCGGTGAGCCAGCGCATTTTCGCCGGCCACGCACCGCAGCCATTACAGCCCGGCAGCTGTGCTCGGATATTTACCGGCGCACCGCTGCCCGAGGGCGCCGACTGCGTCGAAATGCAAGAAAACGTCGAGCTGCTGGAAGATGGCCGAGTAAGTTTTCTCGAGCCGTTGCGGGTCGACCAGAACGTTCGCCCGCAAGGTCAGGAGACTCGGGCTGGCGAACAGGTGATGAGCAAAGGCACCCGTTTGGGCCCAATCGAACTGGGCCTGGCCGCGACCCTGGGGCGCGCCCGCCTCAAGGTCGTGCGCAGGGTGCGCGTGGCGGTGTTGTCGACCGGTGACGAACTGGTCGAGCCTGGCCTGCCGTTGGGCCCCGGCCAGATCTACAACAGCAACCGCCGTCTGCTCGCCAGTTGGTTGCAGCGCTTGGGCTGCGAAGTGGTGGATGTCGGCATTGTTGCCGATGACCTGCAGATCACCCGCGATTGCCTGGCCGGCCTGGCTGATGTCGATCTGATCCTGTCTACCGGTGGGGTATCGGTGGGCGAGGCGGATTATCTGGGCATCGCCCTGCGTGAAGCCGGTGAGTTGGCATTATGGAAGCTGGCCATCAAGCCGGGCAAGCCGCTAACCTTCGGCCACTACCGCGGGGTGCCGGTGATTGGTTTGCCAGGCAACCCGGCCTCGACCCTGGTCACCTTTGGCTTGTTGACCCGGCCTTACCTGCTGCGCCGCCAAGGCGTCACCGAGGTGACACCGCTGCGCTTCAGTGTCCCGGCAGGTTTCGACTGGACCAAGGCAGGCACCCGGCGCGAATACCTGCGGGCACGGATCGAGCAGGGCAGGGTGCGCATCTACAAGAACCAGAGTTCGGGCGTGCTGCGCAGTGCGGCCTGGGCGGAGGGGCTGGTCGAGGTGCTTGAAGGCAGCACGCCGCGCCAAGGCGACAGCGTGTCGTTCATTCCCCTAAGCGAGCTACTTGGCTGA
- a CDS encoding PA1571 family protein produces the protein MSLQHSSETPKTTKPQHDLDCGSIIDAQGREVPITDEMIKKACEDLEKSRVERSNKA, from the coding sequence ATGAGCTTGCAACATAGCAGCGAAACGCCCAAGACCACCAAGCCACAGCACGACCTGGATTGCGGCTCGATTATCGATGCCCAGGGCCGCGAGGTGCCGATCACCGATGAGATGATCAAAAAGGCTTGCGAAGACCTGGAAAAAAGCCGCGTCGAACGCTCGAACAAGGCCTGA
- a CDS encoding siderophore-interacting protein, which translates to MTSFLSGLIRRSKATAYRIFDIQLKAIQPLSPSLCRYVFSGEDVRLMSTLAPDQRVKVFFPSPSGQPPKLPKDGQWQQARRNLAAAHTPPMRTYTLRSLDRETGEVAIDFVLHGVNGPASAWATQARIGDCLQMVAPNLVYRGDPGGYEWKLPQAVKRVLLVGDETALPAIGGILEQLAETQPELPVEAFIEVPLQADCLALSHSPATHLHWLPRDLLRCDHVHAMSHAVRELATLPSTVAPAAVKLEEVDIEQRILWELASGESNEFYAWVAGESATVMDIRRYLIKERGLDRNSLTLMGYWRAGRSFE; encoded by the coding sequence ATGACCTCCTTCCTGTCCGGCCTGATCCGCCGGAGCAAGGCAACGGCCTATCGCATTTTCGACATCCAGCTCAAAGCCATCCAACCGCTAAGCCCTTCGCTGTGCCGTTATGTGTTTAGCGGAGAAGACGTGCGCCTGATGAGCACCCTGGCACCTGATCAACGGGTCAAGGTGTTCTTCCCCTCGCCCTCTGGCCAACCGCCGAAGCTGCCCAAGGACGGCCAATGGCAACAGGCCCGGCGCAACCTGGCCGCCGCACACACGCCGCCGATGCGCACCTACACCCTCCGCAGCCTGGACCGTGAGACAGGCGAAGTCGCGATAGATTTCGTCCTGCATGGCGTCAATGGCCCCGCCTCGGCCTGGGCCACCCAGGCGCGCATCGGTGATTGCCTACAGATGGTTGCACCCAACCTGGTCTACCGGGGAGACCCGGGAGGTTATGAGTGGAAGCTTCCACAGGCGGTCAAGCGGGTACTGCTGGTGGGCGATGAAACCGCGCTACCGGCGATTGGGGGCATTCTCGAACAATTGGCCGAAACCCAACCTGAACTGCCTGTCGAGGCCTTTATCGAGGTGCCGTTGCAAGCCGACTGCCTAGCGCTTTCGCACAGCCCCGCCACTCACCTGCACTGGTTGCCGCGCGACTTGCTGCGCTGCGATCACGTGCATGCCATGAGCCATGCTGTTCGCGAGTTGGCCACACTGCCAAGCACGGTCGCCCCAGCAGCGGTAAAGCTGGAAGAGGTGGACATCGAACAGCGCATCTTGTGGGAACTGGCCAGCGGCGAGAGCAACGAGTTCTATGCCTGGGTCGCTGGCGAATCGGCCACGGTCATGGACATTCGCCGCTATCTGATCAAGGAGCGCGGGCTGGATCGCAATAGCCTGACATTGATGGGCTATTGGCGTGCCGGGCGCAGTTTTGAATAG
- the pdxB gene encoding 4-phosphoerythronate dehydrogenase PdxB, whose protein sequence is MLIVADENIPLLDAFFAGFGEIRRYPGRSIDAQCVKDADVLLVRSVTRVDRQLLQGSKVRFVGTCTIGTDHLDLDYFAQAGIHWSSAPGCNARGVVDYVLGSLLTLAELDGENLAERVYGVVGAGQVGERLVRVLHGLGWKVLVCDPPRQAAEGGDFVDLQTLLEQCDVISLHTPLQRDAEHSTWHLLGREQLAQLRPGAWLINASRGPVVDNQALRDLLLERDDVHAVLDVWEREPEVDLDLADLCTLATPHIAGYSLDGKQRGTAQIYQALCKVRGEAEQVQLADLLPEPALAQIELNASSDPAWALATLCRAVYDPRRDDADFRRSLSEDPVEQRATFDLLRKHYPQRREIEGLAVKLRGESPQLAQMVNALGAVLV, encoded by the coding sequence ATGCTGATAGTTGCCGACGAGAATATCCCGCTGCTCGATGCCTTTTTTGCCGGATTTGGCGAGATCCGCCGTTATCCCGGACGCAGCATCGACGCGCAGTGCGTCAAGGACGCTGACGTGCTGCTGGTACGCTCGGTGACTCGCGTCGACCGGCAACTGCTGCAGGGCAGTAAGGTGCGCTTCGTCGGCACCTGCACCATCGGCACCGATCATCTGGACCTGGATTACTTCGCCCAAGCTGGCATCCACTGGAGCAGTGCACCGGGCTGCAACGCCCGCGGCGTGGTCGATTACGTGCTGGGCAGTCTGCTGACGCTGGCTGAGCTCGATGGCGAAAACCTCGCCGAGCGGGTCTATGGCGTGGTCGGCGCAGGGCAGGTCGGTGAGCGCCTGGTGCGCGTTCTTCATGGCCTGGGCTGGAAGGTGCTGGTCTGCGATCCGCCGCGCCAGGCCGCTGAAGGGGGTGACTTCGTCGACCTGCAAACGCTGCTTGAACAGTGTGATGTGATCAGCCTGCACACGCCGCTACAGCGCGACGCTGAGCACAGCACCTGGCACTTGCTGGGGCGCGAGCAACTGGCGCAGTTGCGTCCGGGCGCCTGGCTGATCAACGCCAGCCGCGGACCGGTAGTGGATAACCAGGCCCTGCGCGATCTGCTGCTGGAGCGTGACGACGTGCATGCGGTGCTGGACGTCTGGGAGCGCGAGCCTGAGGTCGATCTCGACCTGGCTGACCTGTGCACCTTGGCCACGCCGCATATCGCCGGCTACAGCCTGGATGGCAAACAGCGTGGCACTGCGCAGATCTACCAGGCGTTGTGCAAGGTGCGTGGTGAGGCTGAGCAGGTGCAGTTGGCGGACTTGTTACCCGAACCTGCCCTTGCGCAGATCGAACTCAATGCCAGCAGTGACCCCGCCTGGGCCCTGGCGACCTTGTGCCGGGCGGTGTATGACCCACGCCGAGACGACGCTGATTTTCGTCGCAGCCTCAGTGAAGATCCGGTCGAGCAGCGGGCGACGTTCGACTTGCTGCGCAAGCATTACCCACAGCGGCGCGAGATCGAGGGGCTGGCAGTGAAGTTGCGGGGCGAGTCGCCGCAGTTGGCGCAGATGGTCAATGCGTTGGGGGCTGTGCTGGTCTGA
- a CDS encoding YgdI/YgdR family lipoprotein, translated as MIQRTLPAFLLALGLGALAGCASPTVITLNDGREIQAVDTPSYDDDSGFYEFEQLDGKRTRINKDQIRTVKEL; from the coding sequence ATGATCCAACGGACCCTTCCCGCCTTCCTGCTTGCCCTGGGCCTGGGCGCCCTCGCCGGCTGTGCATCGCCTACCGTCATCACCCTGAATGACGGTCGCGAGATTCAGGCGGTGGACACCCCTTCCTATGACGACGACTCTGGCTTCTACGAATTCGAGCAGCTCGATGGCAAGCGCACACGCATCAACAAAGACCAGATCCGCACGGTAAAAGAGCTGTGA
- the tusA gene encoding sulfurtransferase TusA encodes MTDFTPDAVLDASGLNCPEPVMMLHQHVRNLAAGGLLKVIATDPSTRRDIPKFCTFLGHELLEQQEQAGTYLYWIRKKAD; translated from the coding sequence ATGACCGATTTCACCCCTGACGCCGTCCTCGACGCCTCCGGCCTGAACTGCCCGGAGCCGGTAATGATGTTGCATCAGCACGTACGCAACCTGGCCGCTGGCGGCCTGCTCAAGGTGATCGCCACCGACCCGTCGACCCGCCGCGACATCCCTAAGTTCTGTACCTTCCTGGGGCACGAGCTGCTCGAACAGCAAGAGCAGGCCGGCACCTACCTGTACTGGATCCGCAAGAAGGCCGACTGA
- the moaB gene encoding molybdenum cofactor biosynthesis protein B: MKAKADTPFVALNIAVLTVSDTRTFDTDTSGQLFVDRLTAAGHQLAQRVLLKDDLYKIRAQVATWIADEHVQVVLITGGTGFTGRDSTPEAVGCLLDKQVDGFGELFRQISVADIGTSTVQSRALAGLANGTLVCCLPGSTNAVRTGWDGILAEQLDSRHRPCNFVPHLKQAAACESRG; encoded by the coding sequence ATGAAAGCCAAGGCAGATACTCCCTTCGTGGCGCTGAACATCGCCGTGCTCACGGTCAGCGACACCCGCACTTTTGACACCGATACCTCTGGCCAGCTGTTCGTTGACCGTTTGACCGCCGCTGGCCATCAGCTGGCGCAGCGCGTGCTGCTCAAGGATGACCTGTACAAGATCCGCGCCCAAGTCGCGACCTGGATTGCCGACGAGCACGTACAGGTGGTGTTGATTACCGGCGGCACCGGCTTCACTGGTCGCGACAGCACCCCAGAGGCGGTCGGGTGCCTGCTGGACAAACAAGTGGACGGCTTTGGTGAGCTGTTCCGCCAGATCTCCGTGGCCGATATCGGCACCTCTACCGTACAGTCGCGCGCGCTGGCGGGGCTGGCCAATGGCACCCTGGTCTGCTGCCTGCCAGGCTCAACCAACGCGGTGCGCACCGGTTGGGACGGCATCCTCGCCGAGCAGCTCGACTCGCGGCATCGACCATGCAATTTCGTGCCTCACCTGAAACAGGCAGCGGCCTGTGAAAGCCGTGGTTGA
- the mqo gene encoding malate dehydrogenase (quinone): protein MKKILLTLLCLSVVGCSKPAQPEKTVDVLLIGGGIMSASLGTYLTELQPDWKVDVYERMDQVAEESSNAWNNAGTGHSAFCELNYTSEGKDGKIDISKAVGVNEQFEISKQFWAYQVEQGVLSNPKSFINNVPHMSFVWGEENIAFLHKRVAALQHSSLFRGMEISEDHEQIRQWVPLVMEGRSPEQKVAATRMAIGTDVNFGEITRQLFASMSRNPNVKLHLRHEVRDIVRNDNGSWNVVVADLADGGKQTTVNAKFVFIGAGGGALKLLQKSGIPEAEGYAGFPVGGQFLMTDNPDVVARHKAKLYGKASVGAPPMSVPHLDTRVIDGKEVLLFGPFATFSTKYLKNGSLLDMFASLTSHNISPMVHAGIDNIDLSTYLMGQLMLSFDDRMNNLREYFPNAKNEDWKLLQAGQRVQVIKKDPQLGGILQFGTEVVASQDGSIAALLGASPGASTAAPIMLTVLEKTFKDQVKSPEWQAKLKQIVPTYGQKLNNNLELTNKTREWSSSRLQLLYVPVQAEQALAQATAVQ from the coding sequence ATGAAAAAAATCCTGCTGACGCTCCTGTGCCTGAGCGTCGTCGGCTGCTCCAAGCCTGCGCAACCGGAAAAAACCGTCGACGTCCTGCTGATCGGCGGCGGCATCATGAGTGCAAGCCTGGGGACTTACCTCACTGAGCTGCAACCGGACTGGAAAGTCGACGTCTACGAGCGCATGGACCAGGTCGCCGAAGAGAGCTCCAACGCCTGGAACAACGCCGGTACCGGCCACTCGGCCTTCTGCGAGCTGAACTACACCAGCGAAGGCAAGGACGGCAAGATCGACATCAGCAAGGCAGTTGGGGTCAACGAGCAGTTCGAGATCTCCAAGCAGTTCTGGGCCTATCAGGTCGAGCAGGGCGTGCTGAGCAATCCCAAGTCGTTCATCAACAACGTGCCGCACATGAGCTTTGTCTGGGGCGAGGAGAACATTGCCTTCCTGCACAAGCGTGTCGCTGCCCTGCAGCACAGCTCGCTGTTCCGTGGCATGGAAATCTCCGAAGACCACGAGCAGATCCGTCAGTGGGTGCCACTGGTGATGGAAGGCCGCTCACCTGAGCAGAAGGTTGCGGCAACCCGCATGGCCATCGGCACCGACGTCAACTTCGGCGAGATCACCCGCCAGCTGTTCGCCTCGATGAGCCGCAACCCGAACGTCAAGCTGCACCTGCGTCATGAAGTACGCGACATCGTGCGCAACGACAATGGTTCGTGGAATGTAGTGGTGGCGGACCTGGCCGACGGCGGCAAGCAAACCACCGTCAATGCCAAGTTCGTCTTCATCGGCGCCGGTGGTGGCGCGCTCAAGCTGCTGCAGAAGTCCGGTATCCCCGAGGCTGAAGGCTACGCCGGCTTCCCGGTGGGTGGCCAGTTCCTGATGACCGACAACCCTGACGTGGTTGCCCGGCATAAGGCCAAGCTGTATGGCAAGGCCTCGGTCGGTGCGCCGCCGATGTCGGTGCCGCACCTGGATACCCGGGTCATCGATGGCAAGGAGGTGCTGCTGTTCGGCCCGTTCGCGACCTTCTCCACCAAGTACCTGAAAAACGGCTCGCTGCTGGACATGTTCGCTTCGCTGACCAGCCACAACATCAGCCCGATGGTGCATGCCGGGATCGACAACATCGACCTGAGCACCTACCTGATGGGCCAGTTGATGCTCAGCTTCGACGACCGCATGAACAACCTGCGCGAGTACTTCCCGAACGCCAAGAATGAAGACTGGAAATTGCTCCAGGCTGGCCAGCGCGTTCAGGTGATCAAGAAGGACCCGCAGCTGGGCGGTATCTTGCAGTTCGGCACTGAAGTGGTGGCCTCCCAGGACGGCAGCATCGCTGCACTGCTCGGCGCCTCGCCTGGCGCCTCGACCGCAGCGCCGATCATGCTGACGGTGCTGGAGAAGACCTTCAAGGATCAGGTCAAGAGCCCTGAGTGGCAGGCCAAGCTCAAGCAGATCGTGCCGACTTATGGCCAGAAGCTGAATAACAACCTTGAGTTGACCAACAAGACCCGTGAGTGGAGCAGCTCGCGTCTGCAACTGCTGTACGTGCCGGTGCAGGCGGAGCAAGCGTTGGCTCAGGCGACTGCGGTGCAGTAA
- a CDS encoding ABC transporter transmembrane domain-containing protein, which yields MPDSVTSRQRRALRLGWQFLQPYRKQMLLALLALVVTAGITLSMGQGIRLLVDQGFMTGSAHQLNQTLGLFMLLVVALAVGTFSRFYLVSWIGERCVADIRRAVFDHLIGLHPGFFEDNRSSEIQSRLTADTTLLQSVIGSSLSMFLRNALMVLGGVVLLFITNPKLTSIVVLALPLVLAPILLFGRRVRSLSRQSQDRVADVGSYVAETLGQIKTVQAYNHQPLDRERFAETVEAAFTVARRRIAQRAWLITLVIVLVLGAVGVMLWVGGMDVIAGRISAGELAAFVFYSLIVGSAFGTLSEVIGELQRAAGAAERIAELLAAQSAILAPVGAVAQPGERASGRIELREVVFAYPSRPTVAALDGLDLLVEPGQTLALVGPSGAGKSTLFDLLLRFYDPQQGAILLDGQPLTALEPSALRRQFALVAQNPALFRGTVEANIRYGRPDASFAEVEAAARGAHAHEFIQQLPQGYQTLLGEGGIGLSGGQRQRLAIARALLVDAPILLLDEATSALDAQSEHLIQQALPSLMAGRTTLVIAHRLATVQHAERIAVIDKGRIVAVGSHRQLVEENPLYARLAQLQFTSI from the coding sequence ATGCCCGATTCCGTTACTTCACGTCAGCGCCGCGCCTTGCGCCTGGGCTGGCAGTTCCTGCAACCGTACCGCAAGCAGATGCTCCTGGCTTTGCTGGCGCTAGTGGTCACTGCGGGGATTACTTTGTCGATGGGGCAGGGCATTCGCCTGCTGGTGGACCAGGGCTTCATGACCGGTTCGGCCCACCAGCTCAACCAGACCCTGGGCCTGTTCATGCTGCTGGTGGTCGCCTTGGCAGTGGGCACCTTCAGCCGTTTCTACCTGGTGTCGTGGATTGGTGAGCGCTGCGTGGCTGATATCCGCCGGGCCGTGTTCGATCACCTGATCGGCTTGCACCCCGGTTTTTTCGAAGACAACCGCAGCTCGGAGATTCAGTCGCGCTTGACCGCTGATACAACGCTCCTGCAATCGGTGATCGGCTCGTCGCTGTCGATGTTCCTGCGTAATGCTCTGATGGTGCTGGGTGGCGTGGTGCTGCTGTTCATCACCAACCCCAAGCTCACCAGTATCGTGGTGCTGGCTTTGCCGTTGGTGTTGGCGCCGATTCTGTTGTTCGGTCGGCGGGTACGCAGCCTGTCGCGCCAGAGCCAGGATCGGGTGGCCGATGTCGGCAGCTACGTGGCCGAGACGCTCGGCCAGATCAAGACGGTGCAGGCCTACAACCATCAGCCGTTGGATCGCGAGCGCTTCGCTGAGACGGTAGAGGCTGCGTTCACTGTCGCGCGGCGACGCATTGCCCAACGCGCGTGGTTGATCACCTTGGTGATCGTGCTGGTGCTGGGCGCGGTGGGGGTGATGCTCTGGGTGGGCGGCATGGATGTGATCGCCGGACGTATCTCAGCGGGTGAGTTGGCAGCTTTCGTGTTTTATAGCCTGATCGTCGGCAGTGCCTTCGGCACCCTTAGTGAGGTGATCGGTGAGCTACAGCGTGCGGCGGGTGCGGCAGAACGTATTGCCGAGTTGCTGGCGGCGCAGAGTGCGATCCTCGCTCCGGTCGGCGCAGTTGCCCAACCCGGTGAGCGAGCTAGCGGCCGTATCGAGCTGCGTGAGGTGGTTTTTGCCTATCCATCACGGCCGACGGTAGCGGCTTTGGATGGCTTGGACCTGCTTGTCGAGCCGGGGCAGACACTGGCATTGGTCGGTCCCTCAGGGGCGGGCAAATCGACCTTGTTCGACCTGCTGCTGCGTTTCTACGACCCGCAACAGGGGGCGATTCTGCTCGATGGCCAGCCGCTGACGGCACTTGAGCCATCTGCCTTGCGCCGCCAGTTTGCCTTGGTGGCGCAAAACCCAGCGCTATTTCGCGGCACGGTGGAGGCCAACATCCGCTACGGTCGCCCTGATGCCAGCTTTGCCGAAGTCGAGGCGGCAGCGCGTGGCGCGCATGCTCATGAATTCATCCAGCAACTGCCCCAAGGCTATCAAACGTTGCTCGGGGAGGGTGGCATCGGCCTGTCTGGCGGCCAGCGGCAACGCCTGGCGATTGCCCGGGCGCTTCTGGTCGATGCGCCGATACTGCTGCTCGACGAGGCCACCAGTGCCTTGGATGCGCAAAGCGAACACCTGATCCAGCAGGCCTTGCCGAGCCTCATGGCGGGGCGCACAACGCTGGTGATCGCTCATCGGCTCGCCACCGTGCAGCACGCCGAGCGGATTGCGGTGATCGACAAAGGCCGGATCGTCGCGGTGGGCAGCCACCGGCAATTGGTCGAGGAAAACCCGCTCTACGCCAGGCTTGCCCAGCTGCAGTTCACCTCGATTTAA
- a CDS encoding methyl-accepting chemotaxis protein yields the protein MARGTHDQFQRTDQVATAMHEMSATAQEVARHAAEAARAADDADHSAQAGEQVMQATIDTIANVNREIAGTAAVIRDLEHDSTRIGKVLEVIRGIAEQTNLLALNAAIEAARAGEAGRGFAVVADEVRSLAQRTAASIAEINQIIEAVQSGAVEAVKAIESGQRRSEEGGEQVQQAGQMLQRITAAVEAIRDMNRQIATAAEEQTSVAEDISRNLIEITRIATANQQAVQHTEQAGQRLHGLSGQLGEVTSRLSA from the coding sequence ATGGCGCGCGGCACGCACGATCAGTTCCAGCGTACCGATCAAGTGGCCACGGCCATGCATGAGATGTCCGCCACCGCTCAAGAAGTGGCGCGTCATGCGGCTGAAGCGGCGCGCGCTGCAGACGATGCCGATCACAGTGCTCAGGCCGGCGAGCAGGTCATGCAGGCCACCATCGACACCATTGCCAACGTCAACCGCGAGATCGCTGGCACCGCTGCGGTTATTCGCGATCTGGAACACGACAGCACGCGCATCGGCAAGGTCCTGGAGGTGATCCGGGGTATCGCCGAGCAGACCAATCTGCTGGCGCTCAATGCCGCGATCGAGGCCGCTCGTGCTGGTGAGGCCGGGCGCGGCTTTGCGGTGGTCGCTGATGAGGTACGCAGCCTGGCCCAACGCACTGCGGCATCGATTGCCGAGATTAATCAGATCATCGAGGCGGTGCAGTCGGGCGCAGTAGAGGCGGTCAAGGCTATCGAGAGTGGCCAGCGGCGCAGCGAAGAGGGTGGCGAGCAGGTGCAGCAGGCGGGGCAGATGCTGCAGCGCATCACTGCGGCGGTGGAGGCGATCCGCGACATGAACCGGCAGATCGCCACGGCGGCTGAGGAGCAGACCAGCGTCGCCGAAGATATCTCGCGCAATCTGATCGAGATCACCCGCATCGCTACGGCCAACCAACAGGCCGTGCAGCATACCGAGCAGGCTGGGCAGCGGCTGCATGGTTTGTCGGGGCAGTTGGGTGAAGTGACATCGCGCTTGAGCGCCTGA